In Nostoc piscinale CENA21, the genomic stretch ACCATTGCGCTGTTGTTGTATCTTCACTCCCTAAACGAGTTACATCCAAGTAAATACAACTGTAGCCTTCTTGTGTAAGATGATAACTTGTGCGATGTAATAAAGATGATTTTCCCATTTGACGGGAATTTAATACATAACAAAAATTGCCAGCTTTTAAGCTGGTATAAAGCTGTTCATCTGCTTTACGAATAACATAGCTTGGATCATCACTAGGGAGACTACCACCAACTTGGTATTTCATATTGCGGTAAGCATCTTCATAAGAAGACCGAAATTGAATTTAATGATTAATTAATATTCTTAATAAAAATTCCTTGATTGAAAATATCTTACTAGAATTTGGCATAATTTTTTGCAAAATTGAGCTATCTTTAAAATTTCAATATTCTTTAATTCTCTTAAATATCTTAAATGTCTTATCTGTCTAATATGCTTTTTATTGATGTTCTTAAATGTCTTATCTGTCCTGAAATAATGTTGCTAAAAACAAAATTAAGCTAAGAACTCAGCACTCAGCATTCAGAATATATGGTAGGAAGCAGGAGGCAGGCTTTCGCTGTGAGCGTCAGCCGAACGGAGGTAAAAGTTTTATTATCCCTGGGTATTTAAGATTTCATAATTTCCTAACCTATCTGACTACTGCTATAAATTTATCAATCATTTAAGATGACTACTTTTGTTCAGCAAGTATAGCAATTTATTACAAAAAATAGAAAGCACTTGAGCAATAAATTAGGGGTGCAGTTATTAGCACCCCTACAAATCATCTATTTAGTTTTCAGACTGTTTACATTGGCATAATCCACAATAGATAATTCGTACCTTGTGATTAAACTACGAATTATCCATCATATATTATCTTCTTCTGACCTTGGGAGGTCTGCGGTCTAGCAAATGCACAGCTGCACCAGCTGCTGCACCATTAAGACCATTTTTCAACGTATTTCGACAACCGCCAGTAACAGCACCACCTACTACACCAGCGCCTGCGCCTACACCAGCATCTCGAACGATACTACGTCCGTTAACTCTTCTGTCGCTTCTGGTTCTTAAACCGTTAGCACCATTAACAGCCGCACCAGCCAACGCACCGGTAGCTGCATTATTTAAGAAAGAACCGCAACCTGTTAATGCTCCAGTTACGGCGCTAGCACCAGCACCAATTGCCGCATTATTTAAGACTCTATCATCAGCAGCAGCAGGCTGAGATGGAATCAGGCTGACGCTGGTTAAACTAACAGCCATTAAACCAGGTAAGAATGCACGTTTTAGGATGTGTTGCATGGGTAGTACCCTCTGAAAAATCAAACGATTGGTGAACAACTAAATATTAAGTGCGATCGCTAACCCTTTTTTATTCTAGACAACAGCAATATTATCTCTGTTCAAGACATCATTGATAATGACATACACACAAATATGATGACATCTACTAAAAGTTAGGAATTGTAACTTTCAAATCAGGCAAAAAGCAACAGTTAAGAGGGTTTGATTTTTATTTAAACGGTTCGGTTATTCCCACCTGTTTTGCTGAGTTAAAACTTGGTTGATTAACTTAGGGACAATAAATAAACTGACACACTGACAGCAAAAATTGAATATGTAGAGCAAAAATCAGAGTTCAAAAATCAAGAGAAAATATTCTGATTCTTGAATTCTGACCGAGCAATTTTCTAAGTTAAAAAGCTTGAATCCACTCTTTGATAGAGTATTCTGTCCAAATACCGTTTTGCCAATAAGGGTCATTTTCAATTAATTGGCGGACAGTGGCTTCGTCTTCAGCTTCGTAAATTCCAAAAACCTTGGTGATATCTTTGGTGGGGCCGATGGTAATTAACACACCAGATTCTTTTTGTTTGGCTAAACCATCTAAATGGGCTTGACGGTAAGGAGCACGTTTTTCTAAAACGTCGTCGCAGTAAGTTCCCCAGAGTACGTATTTGGGCATAGTCAATCAATTAAAAATGCAAATTTCACAATGAATAGTAAGCGAAAACGGGTCAAAATTATATAGTCGTCTATGAAGGCAGGAGTTAAGAGGCAGGAGGAAAACTGATTCCTAACTCCGCCTGTGAGATGATGTTCAAGGGTTTAAGACTTCACTGAACTTTCGTGAGAGTGGCTATTGTTCTGGAGGAGGCAGAATATTTTTATATTGCGTTAGCTTCCCGCAGAGTACAAAGCCTCCTGCCTTCTGCCTTCTGCCTCCTTCAAGGCTCATCACTACTAAATTTTTAGCTTCTGAGGTTAACACCGAATTTTTCTACCAAGGCTTCTCGAACTTTGTTGTGTACAGGTTCGACTTCGGCATCGGTGAGAGTGCGATCGCTTGCCCGATATACTAGACGAAATGCCAAACTGCGTTGTCCTTGGGGGACGTTTTCGCCACGATATTCATCGAAGATTTCCACTGATTCCAGCAAACCTTTACCAGCTTTGTTAATAGCTTTTTCCAGTTCTCCTACAGAAACTTTCACCGGGGCGAAAAAGGCGATGTCGCGATCGCTGGCTGGGTATGTAGAATAAGACTTGAATGTGGGGATCAAAATCTCATCTTGATCTAAGGCATCCAACAGCACATCTAAATCTAACTGAAATAGATATACAGAATCGGGTAAATCTTTTTCCCGCCGCAATTGGGGATGCAGTTGACCAAATACACCCAGTCGGTTTCCACCTATCCACAACGAAGCAGTGCGTCCGGGATGTAAACGCTCATCACGACAATCTGGTTGATATTCTACTTGTATCCCCAATTGTTGAAAGACGCTTTCGAGAATTCCTTTGGCTTCAAACCAAGTCATTGGCTGTTCTCGTCCACCTTTTGACCATTTACCGAGGCTGCTGTCTCCTCCTAAGATACCAGCGATCGCATCAGCTTCATGCAAACCGTCTTCTTCTTGTTGGAAAATTCGCCCAATTTCAAAACCGTTGAGAGAACCGTTACCTTGTTCTAAATTGTATTGAAAAGCATCAATCAACCCAGCCATTAAATCAGTACGTAACGCCGAATATTCGGTAAATAGAGGGTTACTTAAAACTATCTGGCGGTCTTCCCCTGGTTTAACTAAGGAATACTGCACTAATTCAGTCAACCCTTCCGCCCGTAAAGTCGCCCGCAATTTCCGCAACAATTCTTGGTCTATGGGTAAATAGCCTGCTTGGGCTTTTTCCGGTAAAGTGTCGCAGAAATTATCATAGCCGTACAGTCGAGCAATTTCCTCAATTAAATCAATTTCCCGTTCTAAGTCGCGGTAACGATAAGGAGGAACAGCCACATTCCAACTACGTTCATCTGTTGCTGTCAGCTGACATCCCAAAGCGGTTAAAATCCTGACAACATCGCTTGCTTGTAATTCCCCTGTGTCTTCACCTAAATCAGTAGGCCCTAGTATTTCATTAACTCTATCTAAACGCAGAGCAATCGAACGACTCCAAGTCGCAGGATCGGGACGGGTATCCACAATTTCTTGATGTACAATGACACCGCCAGCCAATTCACTAATTAAAGCTAAAGCACGACGACAGGCGACTTCCAATTCTGCGCGGTTCACACCCCGTTCGTATCTCCCAGATGCTTCACTGCGTAACCCCACCCCACGGGAGGAACGACGAATAGCCACGGAATCAAACAAGGCTGCTTCTAAAACTAAATTTTGCGAACCTTCATAAACTTCGGTTTCTTCTCCACCCATAACTCCCGCTAAAGCCACAGGTTTATCGTTAGCGGTGATTAACAAATTCTGGGTTGCGAGGTTGCGAGGTTGCCCATCCAAGGTTTTTAGAGATTCTCCTTGATTCGCAAAACGTACACCAATAGTTAAATTGCCATTACCCGCAACAGCTTGTAAACGCTCTTGGTCAAAGGCGTGGAGTGGTTGTCCCCATTCCAACAATACATAGTTAGTAATATCAACGACATTACTAATTGGGCGTACACCCGCAGCTCGCAGGCGTTGTTGCAACCAGTCCGGCGACGGGGCAATTTTTACTTGTTCAATGACTGTACCAATGTAAGCCGGGCAAGCTTGGGTATCAGCAATTTTTAAACCTAACTTGCCTGCATTTTGAGTTATTTTGACTTCCCCAGGTTCAGGAATACTCAGTTTACCACCAGTCAAAGCGGCAACTTCTCGCGCTATGCCTACCATACTTAAAGCATCAGCGCGGTTAGCAGTAGCCGTCACATCTAAAATCACATCATCTAAACCCAGCAACGGACGGACATCACTACCCACCGAGAGATTTTCCCCAGTAAAAATATGAATCCCATCAACCTCACTCGGCAAACCCAGTTCTTTTAAGGAACAAATCATGCCGTGAGATGGAACACCACGCAGTTTTGCAGGTTTAATTTTTAAATCGATGTTTGGTAAATAAGTGCCAACGGTGGCGACTGGGACATAAATATCTGCCCGGACATTGGCTGCACCGCAAACAATATTTAAAGTCTCAGCTGCACCCACATCTACTTGACAGACACTTAATTTGTCGGCGTTGGGGTGGGGTTGACGTTCCAGCACTTTCCCCAAAACCACACCATCTGCCCAAGTGCGGCGGTCTTCAATATCTTCTACCTCAAACCCAGCCATTGTTAGGGTATGAGCTAATTCTTCTGGGCTTAATTTAATTTCTACTAGTTCCCGCAGCCAGTTTAAAGAGATTCGCATAAATGACGTAAAATCAACAATTTCAGCCTATTTTTACTTAAAAATGCTCACCTAATGCTCAAAAGAATAAGTTTCGGTGTTTGAACGCATACTTTGAGCATTATTTTATGAATCAGTGGAGATGCTTGATTAATGCTCATTCTTCATTCTAATTGTTTCTGTTTATCTAATTTTTCCTGGATTGCGTCTCTGCAAAATTGTGCGGGGTCGTCCTGTGCCTTCACCGCTTCCTTCATCGACTCAGTACATCTGAAACTGATAGATGTTGTCATCGGTTCCTCACCCTTGGGTTGTATTGGTTCTAAATTTTCGGGACTACCTTTAGGGTTGGGCATTGTTGAGAAGTGTAAAAAACGCTTGAATTGTTTGTACACAGATAATTAGACTGTTAAAATCAGTGGTTACATGAGCCTGAGAAACTTGTTAACCACTGATACCACTCGTAAAAATGGCAATATCTATTTTATGTTGTTTACCCGCACAGAATTAGAAGTTCTGACAGTTCAGCAACTCAAAACTTTATGCTGGCGATATGGTCTCAGACCTCTAGCCAGTGGAGCATACAAAGACAATTACATCAGTGCTTTAATGGCATTTCCGTTATTAGCGATACAACAAATGGATGATGGCGAAGGCTTAAAGCTACCGACATTTGAAATTTTGCAACATCTCGGCACTATCCTAGACCAGATGGGACAACCCTCAGACCACCAAGCAGCACTCATTAAGGCTTCTCTTGAGGGTAAGTATATGAATCCTCCGCAAAGATGGTATCAAGAAAAGTTACTCAATCGATATCATGCAAAACACAACATTGAGCAAGCAATTACCCTACTAAGTATTCAGTAACCATAACGGGATAACACCATAGACTTCTTGCAAAAGTCCAAATAATTAACCGCAGATGGACTGTGTTCATCTGCGTCCATCTGCGGTTAATTATTCTGTTTACTTCACTAAAGTAAGAAACGCTATATAAGTATTTCTCGACACAAACTAACTTTATATTACTTAAATTATTGAACATCACTCTAAAATTCAGGTAGTCCTCAAGACTGATGTATTAATACAGAAATGTTTGGAAATATAGCAGCAACCAATCCAAACAATCTGGAATTAAAAGTATATGCAATCTCCAGCAAATTCAACTAATAAAACGGCAAGTAACCATTCGTCAGTCGAAACAACACCTAATCATATTCACTCTCAAAATAATAGCAACTCTGAGCCTGTAACTCAAATACAGAAAGATAATGTGATCACTCGGCAAGATTTACCAGATAAGCGAGTACGTTATGGTTTTACTCTAGTTATCTTGAGTGCTTTCTTATTTGTGATTGCCATTTACTACGGCATCATTAACCCTTAATTTATTTTGGATTATGACCAGTCTACAGTTACTCAATCATGATTGTGTTAAAGACGACAAACTCATTTAATCATGAGCATTCATAATCCATCTTAAGTTAGATGGAAGTTCTAGTAATTAATTTATTTATTAATTTAAGAGAAAGAAATTGAACTGCATTATCACGCCTACAAATATCAGTAGATTTGATTTGGATAATTGCTCGGTTGACTATTAGCAATTACCTGCAAAAACAAACTTTTGGAATATTTTGTTAGTTAAATTATCGTCCTAGTGGTGAGACAAAAATCCAAAATTACTTGACTATTATTTGAAGGCTGAAAAGATGTTGATTCAATTGTAAACATTTGCTGGTTCAGGAGAATTAGCAATTTAGATTAGCGTTTCAGGAGGATATGACTAAAATACATGGCTACAAAATATCCTAAATTTAACCAGGATCTCGCTCAAGATCCAACGACGCGTAGAATATGGTATGCGATCGCCACAGGAAATGATTTTGAAAGTCATGATGGGATGACTGAAGAAAATCTCTACCAAAAGATTTTCGCTACTCACTTCGGTCATGTCGCAATTATTTTCTTGTGGGCATCCAGTCTTTTATTCCACGTAGCTTGGCAAGGCAATTTTGAACAGTGGATTAAAGATCCGTTACATATTCGCCCCATCGCCCATGCAATTTGGGATCCTCACTTTGGTAAACCAGCCATTGAAGCTTTTACCCAAGGTGGTGCCAACTATCCAGTTAATATTGCCTACTCTGGTGTTTACCATTGGTGGTACACCATCGGGATGCGGACGAATAATGACCTTTATCAAGGTTCAGTGTTTTTGTTGCTGTTAGCAGCATTATTTTTATTTGCTGGCTGGCTACACTTGCAACCTAAATACCGTCCGAGTTTAACTTGGTTTAAAAGTGCGGAACCCCGCTTGAATCACCACCTGGCAGGTTTGTTTGGGGTGAGTTCTTTAGCTTGGGCTGGTCACTTAATTCACGTTGCTATCCCCGAATCTCGCGGTGTGCATGTGGGCTGGAGAAACTTTCTGACAATTTTGCCTCACCCAGCAGGTTTAACACCATTTTGGATGGGGAACTGGGGTGTATACGCTCAAAATCCAGATACAGCTAACCATGTGTTCGGCTCGTCTCAAGGTGCAGGTACAGCTATTTTGACTTTTTTAGGTGGTTTCCATCCCCAAACAGAGTCATTGTGGCTGACGGATATGGCGCATCACCATCTGGCGATCGCAGTTATCTTTATTATCGCTGGTCACATGTACCGCACTAACTTCGGCATTGGTCACAGCATCAAAGAAATGCTCAACTCTAGACAATTCTTTGGTATCCAAACCGAAGGTCAGTTCAACTTACCCCATCAAGGTTTATACGACACCTATAACAATTCCCTGCACTTTCAGTTATCCATACACTTGGCTGCACTGGGTACAGCTGCTTCGTTAGTAGCGCAACACATGTACTCACTACCGCCTTACGCTTTCATAGCTAAGGATTACACCACCCAGGCATCGCTGTACACTCATCATCAATACATTGCCGGCTTCTTAATGATTGGTGCGTTTGCCCATGCGGGGATTTTCTGGATACGAGACTACGACCCAGAACAAAACAAAGGTAATGTTCTTGATCGGGTACTGAAGCACAAAGAAGCGATTATCTCTCACTTAAGTTGGGTGTCACTTTTCTTAGGCTTCCATACTCTAGGGCTATATGTTCATAACGATGTAGTGGTTGCCTTTGGGACTCCAGAAAAACAAATCTTGATTGAGCCGGTGTTTGCTCAATTTATCCAATCGGCTCACGGCAAACTACTGTATGGCATGAATACCTTGCTATCTAACTCAGATAGCATTGCTTACACAGCTTGGCCAAACCAAGGTAACGTTTGGCTACCCAATTGGCTAGATGCGATTAACTCTGGTACTAACTCTCTGTTCTTGACCATTGGGCCGGGAGATTTCTTAGTACACCATGCGATCGCACTTGGTCTGCACACCACCACTTTAATTTGTGTGAAAGGTGCGTTGGATGCCCGTGGTACCAAGCTGATGCCTGATAAGAAAGACTTTGGCTTCACCTTCCCTTGTGATGGCCCTGGTCGTGGTGGTACTTGCCAAACTTCTTCTTGGGAACAGTCTTTCTATCTCGCTATGTTCTGGATGTTGAACCTCCTGGGCTGGGTAACTTTTTACTGGCATTGGAAGCATCTAGGCATTTGGCAAGGTAACGTTGCTCAGTTCAACGAAAACTCTACATATCTCATGGGCTGGTTCCGTGATTATCTCTGGGCTAACTCGGCTCAGTTAATTAACGGTTACAACCCCTACGGCACAAGTAATTTATCTGTTTGGGCTTGGATGTTCCTCTTTGGACACCTCGTTTGGGCAACTGGTTTTATGTTCTTGATTAGCTGGCGTGGCTACTGGCAAGAGTTAATCGAAACCCTTGTTTGGGCGCACGAACGCACTCCACTAGCTAACTTAGTTCGGTGGAAAGATAAGCCTGTTGCTCTATCCATCGTCCAAGGCTGGTTGGTTGGTTTGGCTCACTTCACTGTGGGTTACATCCTGACTTATGCAGC encodes the following:
- a CDS encoding YciI family protein, encoding MPKYVLWGTYCDDVLEKRAPYRQAHLDGLAKQKESGVLITIGPTKDITKVFGIYEAEDEATVRQLIENDPYWQNGIWTEYSIKEWIQAF
- the psaB gene encoding photosystem I core protein PsaB codes for the protein MATKYPKFNQDLAQDPTTRRIWYAIATGNDFESHDGMTEENLYQKIFATHFGHVAIIFLWASSLLFHVAWQGNFEQWIKDPLHIRPIAHAIWDPHFGKPAIEAFTQGGANYPVNIAYSGVYHWWYTIGMRTNNDLYQGSVFLLLLAALFLFAGWLHLQPKYRPSLTWFKSAEPRLNHHLAGLFGVSSLAWAGHLIHVAIPESRGVHVGWRNFLTILPHPAGLTPFWMGNWGVYAQNPDTANHVFGSSQGAGTAILTFLGGFHPQTESLWLTDMAHHHLAIAVIFIIAGHMYRTNFGIGHSIKEMLNSRQFFGIQTEGQFNLPHQGLYDTYNNSLHFQLSIHLAALGTAASLVAQHMYSLPPYAFIAKDYTTQASLYTHHQYIAGFLMIGAFAHAGIFWIRDYDPEQNKGNVLDRVLKHKEAIISHLSWVSLFLGFHTLGLYVHNDVVVAFGTPEKQILIEPVFAQFIQSAHGKLLYGMNTLLSNSDSIAYTAWPNQGNVWLPNWLDAINSGTNSLFLTIGPGDFLVHHAIALGLHTTTLICVKGALDARGTKLMPDKKDFGFTFPCDGPGRGGTCQTSSWEQSFYLAMFWMLNLLGWVTFYWHWKHLGIWQGNVAQFNENSTYLMGWFRDYLWANSAQLINGYNPYGTSNLSVWAWMFLFGHLVWATGFMFLISWRGYWQELIETLVWAHERTPLANLVRWKDKPVALSIVQGWLVGLAHFTVGYILTYAAFLIASTAGKFG
- the pheT gene encoding phenylalanine--tRNA ligase subunit beta encodes the protein MRISLNWLRELVEIKLSPEELAHTLTMAGFEVEDIEDRRTWADGVVLGKVLERQPHPNADKLSVCQVDVGAAETLNIVCGAANVRADIYVPVATVGTYLPNIDLKIKPAKLRGVPSHGMICSLKELGLPSEVDGIHIFTGENLSVGSDVRPLLGLDDVILDVTATANRADALSMVGIAREVAALTGGKLSIPEPGEVKITQNAGKLGLKIADTQACPAYIGTVIEQVKIAPSPDWLQQRLRAAGVRPISNVVDITNYVLLEWGQPLHAFDQERLQAVAGNGNLTIGVRFANQGESLKTLDGQPRNLATQNLLITANDKPVALAGVMGGEETEVYEGSQNLVLEAALFDSVAIRRSSRGVGLRSEASGRYERGVNRAELEVACRRALALISELAGGVIVHQEIVDTRPDPATWSRSIALRLDRVNEILGPTDLGEDTGELQASDVVRILTALGCQLTATDERSWNVAVPPYRYRDLEREIDLIEEIARLYGYDNFCDTLPEKAQAGYLPIDQELLRKLRATLRAEGLTELVQYSLVKPGEDRQIVLSNPLFTEYSALRTDLMAGLIDAFQYNLEQGNGSLNGFEIGRIFQQEEDGLHEADAIAGILGGDSSLGKWSKGGREQPMTWFEAKGILESVFQQLGIQVEYQPDCRDERLHPGRTASLWIGGNRLGVFGQLHPQLRREKDLPDSVYLFQLDLDVLLDALDQDEILIPTFKSYSTYPASDRDIAFFAPVKVSVGELEKAINKAGKGLLESVEIFDEYRGENVPQGQRSLAFRLVYRASDRTLTDAEVEPVHNKVREALVEKFGVNLRS